One Neodiprion pinetum isolate iyNeoPine1 chromosome 1, iyNeoPine1.2, whole genome shotgun sequence genomic window carries:
- the LOC124212622 gene encoding UPAR/Ly6 domain-containing protein crok isoform X2, which translates to MHAQVLYLLMSVYVLSHCEVDALLCFECNSHNDSRCAEALPPDVLKKDCSDHVEGSKYTMCRKITQVIEFSVNGLPADSRVIRGCGWDESNYMGRCYQRSGFGGRQEVCSCVGDYCNGATESRISIFLIATVIVGFLAFWRN; encoded by the exons ATGCACGCGCAAGTTTTGTATCTACTTATGAGTGTCTACGTCCTAAGTCACTGTG AGGTGGACGCCCTGCTGTGCTTCGAATGCAACAGCCACAACGATAGCCGTTGCGCCGAGGCTCTCCCTCCGGATGTCTTGAAGAAAGATTGCTCCGACCATGTTGAGGGTTCGAAGTACACGATGTGTCGCAAAATTACCCAAGTCATTGAATTCAGCGTCAATGGGC TGCCAGCAGATTCACGCGTCATCAGGGGCTGCGGCTGGGACGAATCAAACTACATGGGAAGGTGTTATCAGAGAAGCGGATTTGGAGGTCGTCAAGAAGTCTGTTCCTGCGTAGGAGATTACTGCAACGGTGCTACGGAGTCGAGGATCAGCATCTTTCTGATCGCCACTGTCATTGTTGGCTTCCTAGCCTTTTGGCGCAACTAG
- the LOC124212622 gene encoding UPAR/Ly6 domain-containing protein crok isoform X1, with protein sequence MCRVTSRTSSPIRIQGATVPTVLDAWERQGQTRVEAILGAGEVDALLCFECNSHNDSRCAEALPPDVLKKDCSDHVEGSKYTMCRKITQVIEFSVNGLPADSRVIRGCGWDESNYMGRCYQRSGFGGRQEVCSCVGDYCNGATESRISIFLIATVIVGFLAFWRN encoded by the exons ATGTGTCGCGTTACCAGTCGGACAAGTTCACCCATACGCATACAAGGTGCGACGGTACCTACTGTACTGGATGCGTGGGAGAGGCAGGGGCAAACACGAGTAGAAGCAATATTAGGAGCAGGAG AGGTGGACGCCCTGCTGTGCTTCGAATGCAACAGCCACAACGATAGCCGTTGCGCCGAGGCTCTCCCTCCGGATGTCTTGAAGAAAGATTGCTCCGACCATGTTGAGGGTTCGAAGTACACGATGTGTCGCAAAATTACCCAAGTCATTGAATTCAGCGTCAATGGGC TGCCAGCAGATTCACGCGTCATCAGGGGCTGCGGCTGGGACGAATCAAACTACATGGGAAGGTGTTATCAGAGAAGCGGATTTGGAGGTCGTCAAGAAGTCTGTTCCTGCGTAGGAGATTACTGCAACGGTGCTACGGAGTCGAGGATCAGCATCTTTCTGATCGCCACTGTCATTGTTGGCTTCCTAGCCTTTTGGCGCAACTAG